In the Sus scrofa isolate TJ Tabasco breed Duroc chromosome 8, Sscrofa11.1, whole genome shotgun sequence genome, CAGACCGAGATTGGCGGCTGAAGAAGCAGGCTCGTTCCTCTTTTACACAGGAGGAAATGCCATGCAAATCATAAATGGCAGAATTGAGATTTGAAACCAAAGTTCTACCCTCCGCCCAGGGTTCTTTCTGTGACCCTATTTCACATGCCTAGTTCTCATTAAAGGTTCCAACCCAGGGCGAACTTAATCTATAGTCATTAATGTGAACTCGAGAGGGTGGAATCTAGTTTTCTATACAGTTTACTGACTCCTGTGTAGATGTTCTGGACCATCTCAGACCATTCTTCGCCAGCcgtctgaaatattttcttttattacttcaAACTTTCCACCTCTCTTCCTCCCGATTACTCAAGTGTGTCTTTgacaaaacttcctttttttttttccttagcccCGGGACTAAAACATTCTGTACTTTCTCTATGTATCTTTCCTGGTTGAACGGTCTAGATTGACTGACGCTGTTGCTTTGTAATCCCAAAGTCAATTCAAATAGCTGGAAAAGTTTGTAGAAATTATTTATCCGCAAACTGTTACCAGAGTTACCTACAGACTGGGAAGATTCTTCTACACTCTCAGCAGAGCTATTAGCACATTGTACTCTGGGGCATTCTTCCCCGTGTTCAGGGCTTAATGTGTTCAAAGCATTCTCACATAAATCTTTCCTCCGaataatacatgaaataaatagttctggagttcccatcatggctcagtgggttaaggatctggcattgctgcaagctgtggcataggttgcagacatggctcggatctggcgttgccgtggctgtggtgtaggcctgcagcaagtccgattcaacccctggcctggaaacttccatatgccacaggtgcgaccatgaaaagagtaaataaataaataaataaataaaaagttctgaTATTATTACACCTTCAGTTCAAGTGATTAAAGAACTTGcctcatggaaacaacctacatgtccatcgacagaggagtggatcaagaagatgtggtacatatacacaatggaatattactcagccattacaaggaatgaaataatggcatttttagcaacacggatggacctagaaattatcatgctaagtgaagtcatgaGACGccaatgagacgccaacatcgaatgctgtcactgacatgtggaatctgaaaaaaagagcacaatgaacttctttgcagaacagatactcacttacagattttgaaaaatgtatggtttccaaaggagacaggttggggaatggggggatgtgctgggggtgtgggatgcaaatcctataaaactgtattgtgatgatcattgtacaactataaatgtaataaattcattgagtaatttaaaaaaacacaaagtataacccccccccaaaaaagaacttGCCTCAAGTCACGTGGCTTGGCAAGTAGCAAATCCCAGGTTAGACTCCGAAACTCCCTacctttttgctttgctttgctttgctttttttttttttaccatagatCACAGTTTTTTATTCTTATGAcataagcaaagagaaaaaccCCACATTCATATGAAAAATTCCAACTAGACTCACAGGAATTCAGTCTTTATTTGTAATGGAAAGTCCCAGCCTCCTGTTGCTGTCCAGGGCACATCCACGTCCACACCCGCACTCACACTCAGGCAGCGCTAGGCTGGGGGTCCTGGACCATCAGTCCTGCCCGTAGAACTGAGGCAAACTAGCTCAGAGTGCTGACCTAAGATGGTCCACCTGACGTAAGGTATAGGCAGAAGCCTGACTTCTAGACCCGTGCCCCACCCCCCTCCTTCCGGGCATGTGTTCGAGGTTCAGGTCCCTCCTCAGCTCCACACACAACAGTGGGGAGTGGAGCtctccttgggggtggggggcgccagCAGACATTCACCCTCAGTCACAAAGGGGAGGGGGACTAGTTACATCTATGTCAcgtttataaaataagaattacattCTGTGTTTCCAGAAGGAGCTCCAGTCCCTTGGAAAAGCTGCCTGGGACAGCATTTGAGCCTCTCCTTCACACAGGCGTAACTTAACTATACAGCTAATTTCTAGTCAATAGCATTTATACTTAACCACCTAAATGAACCAAGCTTGAAGGAATTTAAAAGGCAATGTAGCTTAAATACGgaaataaatattgtattttgtttaaaaaatgtttacatatttttttcttttaacttagaCACACGCATTCATACTTCTCCCAAAGAGGATGGGTCAGGCAGTGAGGCTCTTGGGCCTGGGGTACATGGTCTGGggacaaagaaaggaaggggccGGGGGAGTAAGGTacacttttaaaatgtggcttaTTTTGGGTTTTCTAACTTACACTACAGGTGATCCGGCCTACAGTGAGGTTAGGCaggtgggaaagagagagggaagagggttTTGCTTCTCGGCCCCATCCTCCTAGGCTGCCAGCCCTTTAAGTCAAAACGCCATGTGAAAATTCAAGATTCGGCACTTGTAGCCATAAAGCGGTGCTACTTTCCACATTCAATTAGCGAGGCCCCAGAAACTTGAGAAACAGTTACGTCTGGCACGACCAACATGCCACCACTCATATAATTCAACTCTTCCTCCAAACTTGATTCAAAGAGCAACAGACATAGCATCGGACAAAGTAACACAAGACAAGGCTTTAAACATATGACCCAGGAGAGGCAGACAAGCCCAGGGAGGCCAACAGGGAAGGTGGGTGAGGAGGCAGCTGAAAGCAGCTGCAGGCATCCTGCCTGTTCCAAGATTTTTCCTTTCCCAGAGTGAGGGGTCACCCCTGGATCTGCCAGGCTAACAGTCTTGAGCCACCAAGCTTGTGGGGGGCCAAACTGGCAGAGAGGGTTGGAGATGAAACAGCAGCTTGGGACTTAGCAGGAGCAGCACCCATTGGGGTCTCCAAGGCAAAGCTAGATTCAGGATTATTCTAAAGGGAATTGATCCTGCAAGGAGTTGGTGAGGGACGAAGCCGCAGGAATGGGGGAACCGAGTCTTCTAATGGGACAAGAGGGGGAGAAGCACTTTTTATAGCCAAGCCAAGCAAGGTAAAGCCATAGGGATGAGCTGCTTCCCCCAAACCCATCAAATTTGTATCAGAGATGCAAGTGATGTGGGCTCTACCTGCCACCCGCCAGCAGAGGTGGCTCTCAGGGAAACGGCAGGGAAGGGAAGCGCCTGACTAAGCTTATACACTACTCGAGcgtcagggaaggaagagggcaaTATGTACAGGTGTTTCTTTAGTTCTCTCCAGCCTCACCAGTGGGACAGTTCAAGTAAGGTCACAGGCTTCTGCCCTGCCATGTCCTTCCtgcgtccccctccccccagtggcCTGGGGCTTCTGCTCCCTGGAAGAGAGGGAATGGCCCCTGCAGCGGCCACTCCCATCCCAGTGGCTGAAGCCAGACTGGTTCCAGGTAGCTCTGCTTTATGGAACTAGAAGATGAGAGGCTCTTTCTGGCAGGTGCCGAGGTCCAgatgtgggtgggggtggggcgggggtgggggaagggccagGGGCTGCTTCTTGGGAGTGTGCTGCCTCCGGGGCTATGGCTGTTGCCGAGCCCCtgggggcttggatcccgcaccaATGGAAAAGGAAGGGGAAGCAGATCCAAAAGGTCCAACTCCAACAAAGCCCTGGGTGGATGTTGAGGATGCCCCAAAGGAGAGACTGCTGCCTGATGTGCCCaccccaggggcaggggcactCTGACCAAAGGTGGGCCAGGCAGTGCCTCCAAACACAGGCTTGCTGTCCAGCGTGCTGGCCATACTGAATGCAAAGGATGCGTTCTGGCTGGGAGCGCCCAGGCTGTTCCGGCTCAAGCCTCCCCCGAAAGGAATCATGTTGCCAGTGGGCCCACTCTGTCCTGCCCCGAAGCTGAAAGCTCCCGAGGCAGAGCTGGTGCCTGGGGTGGCCACACAGATCTCAAAGCCTCCGCCGCCgccggctggggctgggggctggcactGCCAATTCCCCAAATTTGAAGGGACATGGTGTTATGCTGCCCAACACAGAGCTACTGGTCCCACTGCCGGTGGTCTGGGTTGTAGCTCCTAAGCCAGAGGTGGTGGCTGCACCAAAGGAGAAGGTGCTGCCAAAGGCTGGCTGGGTGCTGGCAGGGGTGCCAAAGACAGAGGCTGTGGCTTTTAGGTCACCAAAAGCAGACTGCATGGTGCTGCCaaaggctggctgggctggggctggcacTGGAGTTGCAGTCAGGGTGGGGGCTGCAGCattttcaaaagtgaaggagCTGCCAAAGCTGGGGACAAGGGCTGGTGTGGCAGCCCCCTGCTGATGCCCATCCGTGGCCCCgaagctgggctgggggttggctCCCGGGTATAATGGGAGAGAGGGCTTGGCACTTGAGCCAAAGGGAATGTTGAATGCCGGGGCAGTGGGGCTACTGAAAGGCAGCATGGGCTGGCTGGTGGTGGCCTGGGTGGAGGCTGTAAGCGTGCTGCCAAAACCACTAAAGCCagcagtgctgctgctgctggcagctGTCTGAGCAGCACTGGGAAGGGACTGGCCAAAGGCGGTGACTGATGTTGCAGTAGGCATGGTGGGAGGCTTACCAAACTGGAATATGGAGCCCATAGCTGGGGTGAAGCTGGCATCAGAGGCAGGGGGAGTCCCAAAAAGGAAGGGCTGGGAGGTGGCAACAGTGGTGCTAGTCATGGTGCTCAGGGTGCTGGTCATGCTGCTCACACAGAAGCTGAATGTGGGCTTCAGGGCAAAGTCTGTGGAGGTGCTCGCTGTGGTCACAGAAGCCGCTGCAGGGGTGGCACTAGCCTGGCTATTGAAGAGAGGGGTGCTCGTAGTAGTGGCTGGAGGAGCTGTTTGCTGGAAAGAGAAGGGAGTTAATACGGGCGTGGATGCAGGAGGCCCATGGTACTAAAGACAGGTTTGAAAGTGAGGGATGGGCTGCTGGTAGTCATGGGGACGGCTGAGCTggaagatgctgtggctgtgaccttggAAGGGCTAGAGGGCAAGGGGCCCTCCTTTTCACTTTTGGGAGGGGGCAGAAAAATGGGATTGAACATGGGAGATGCTGAAGACACAGCAGAAGGGTTAGCAGATGGGGTGCTCAGCATTTCAAAAGGAATGTTCTGCttgggggtgggagatggggcaGACGGGGCTTGGGGTTTGGCAGATGTCTCAGCCTGAGGGGCTGGAGGGGCCTTGGTGGTGTCAGTGACTAGTCCTGTGGAAGAAACAGGGGTCAGTCCCAAGAAAGTGGCTGTAGATTTGGAGTCTGAGGAGGTGCCCAGAAGAGGTCCTGACTGTGAAGAGCCAAGAGGGGCCAGAGGGCTGGGTGTCTTCGGAGGTGAATGGACCAAAGTGGTTGCCATGCCAGCAGATTCAGGGAAGGATGGTAGGCCTGGGGAGCTCTGCGTCTTCTTCAAGCTCTCCAACAGTGGGTTAGCacttggggctgggagggaggctgtggAGGCAGCAGAGTCAGCAGCAGGCAGGGTGAGAGTGAAGAAAGGCTGACTACTGGTAGGTGGGCTCTCAGGGACAGAAGTCGAGGCAGTATCAGTCTTATCCTCCAAGATCTTGTTAAACCATTGTAACAAAGCTTTCTTTTCCAAATCTAAGTCTTCAGCAGTGACTGAATAACCAAGCTGGGGAGGCGGAGGCAAGATCAGCGGGTCCCCTCGCCGGGATGGCAGCAGCTGAACCTTCCGCTTAcgctgccctgagctgccagGTGTTGATGGGAAATTCCATGAGTTCTGTTTCTTCCACGTGGTTGTATCTGCCACCTTCTCTCCCTGGGACTTCTTGTCT is a window encoding:
- the LOC100627016 gene encoding LOW QUALITY PROTEIN: nuclear envelope pore membrane protein POM 121C-like (The sequence of the model RefSeq protein was modified relative to this genomic sequence to represent the inferred CDS: inserted 3 bases in 2 codons; deleted 2 bases in 2 codons; substituted 1 base at 1 genomic stop codon); the protein is MVMVVVEVMVIVLVEVALVLVLVLVEVMVVVRMEVMTVLVEVMVVVWVEMVLVMMLVLVVLGEVVVTVLVGVVVKVVVVILVKDRRAGATLLGLVLYLLPAAAARAWXSAAWWGPSLDPRGSRAFSLSFVRSARRQRTLLASPSAKCAVNGNLLEPRSLLGRTRPRELLLMGNYLSKPAPPQPASTPEARDVRERPGRRPAAGTAPPAPSAHPHRAYSLPSRPTPLLRPSRRPSHPACGTSLHRFVITPRRRYPIQQARYSLPGVLPTVCWNGCPKKTVLSARNSKVVCSPVTVRIAPPDSKLTRSGLPDQGISSTLSSPSTSTPDPCAKETEPSALKERRKRTVEEEDQTFADGQEAKRRRHDSSGGGHSAFQPVVANGVPASFVPKPGSLKRGLNSQSSDDPLNKRSRTSSLSSLTSTYTAGIPSSSRNAITSSYSSTGGLSQLRKRSGPSSSPFSSSASSHSQTPERPAKKRREEELSHHSSSATPLVTDKKSQGEKVADTTTWKKQNSWNFPSTPGSSGQRKRKVQLLPSRRGDPLILPPPPQLGYSVTAEDLDLEKKALLQWFNKILEDKTDTASTSVPESPPTSSQPFFTLTLPAADSAASTASLPAPSANPLLESLKKTQSSPGLPSFPESAGMATTLVHSPPKTPSPLAPLGSSQSGPLLGTSSDSKSTATFLGLTPVSSTGLVTDTTKAPPAPQAETSAKPQAPSAPSPTPKQNIPFEMLSTPSANPSAVSSASPMFNPIFLPPPKSEKEGPLPSSPSKVTATASSSSAVPMTTSSPSLTFKPVFSTMXPPASTPVLTPFSFQQTAPPATTTSTPLFNSQASATPAAASVTTASTSTDFALKPTFSFCVSSMTSTLSTMTSTTVATSQPFLFGTPPASDASFTPAMGSIFQFGKPPTMPTATSVTAFGQSLPSAAQTAASSSSTAGFSGFGSTLTASTQATTSQPMLPFSSPTAPAFNIPFGSSAKPSLPLYPGANPQPSFGATDGHQQGAATPALVPSFGSSFTFENAAAPTLTATPVPAPAQPAFGSTMQSAFGDLKATASVFGTPASTQPAFGSTFSFGAATTSGLGATTQTTGSGTSSSVLGSITPCPFKFGELAVPAPSPSRGGGGFEICVATPGTSSASGAFSFGAGQSGPTGNMIPFGGGLSRNSLGAPSQNASFAFSMASTLDSKPVFGGTAWPTFGQSAPAPGVGTSGSSLSFGASSTSTQGFVGVGPFGSASPSFSIGAGSKPPGARQQPXPRRQHTPKKQPLALPPPPPHPHPHLDLGTCQKEPLIF